A single region of the Thermodesulfobacteriota bacterium genome encodes:
- a CDS encoding GAF domain-containing protein: MKGPRPDSVARIGILRRYRVLDTAPEESFDDITRLAAHICDTPIALINFIDKSRQWFKSKLGFDLSESPLEYSICAQAFLQDDLMVIPDLTMDERFAHYPVVNEEPKIRFYAGVPLVTPKGYSVGTLCVMDRVPRDLSTEQKGGASGLEPPGDHSTRIASGLGRVRGHGH, encoded by the coding sequence ATGAAAGGTCCAAGACCCGATAGCGTGGCTAGAATAGGAATACTACGCCGATATAGGGTTCTGGATACGGCTCCGGAGGAGTCATTTGATGATATAACCAGGCTGGCTGCGCATATATGTGACACTCCGATAGCGTTAATAAATTTCATAGATAAAAGTAGGCAGTGGTTTAAGTCTAAACTGGGTTTTGACCTGTCTGAATCACCTCTAGAATACTCAATATGCGCACAAGCCTTCTTACAAGATGACTTAATGGTGATTCCAGACCTGACTATGGATGAGAGATTTGCACATTACCCCGTGGTAAATGAAGAGCCCAAAATTAGGTTTTATGCCGGTGTACCATTAGTGACACCTAAAGGTTACTCCGTAGGAACACTTTGTGTAATGGACCGCGTGCCGAGGGATTTGAGTACGGAGCAAAAAGGAGGCGCTTCGGGTCTTGAGCCGCCAGGTGATCACTCAACTCGAATTGCGTCGGGGCTTGGCCGAGTTAGAGGCCATGGTCACTGA
- a CDS encoding SDR family oxidoreductase — MKLRGKIALITGGGTGIGRATALLFAEEGATVTVAGRRGNKLIETVKRIQQRGGEAHHVVGDISKVGDIERVIEQTTDKYGGLDILVNNAGVFRGIKIVDTSEEQYDHIMNINLKGTFFMCKYAIPELQKREGGSIINIASAIGIRGIRQSPTSVYSASKAGVIMLTKSLALELAPHKIRVNCVCPAVVETELFETLGIPKEEIPERMKKWEAFHPIGRNGQPEDVARAVLYFASDDSSWATGSILNLDGGVTAE; from the coding sequence ATGAAGCTCAGAGGAAAAATTGCCCTTATAACCGGTGGCGGAACGGGTATAGGAAGAGCGACTGCCCTGCTCTTTGCCGAGGAGGGCGCAACCGTGACCGTTGCCGGCAGAAGGGGAAATAAGCTTATAGAAACGGTAAAAAGAATCCAACAGCGCGGCGGTGAAGCGCACCATGTAGTAGGCGATATATCTAAAGTAGGCGATATCGAAAGGGTGATTGAACAAACCACGGATAAGTACGGCGGCCTGGACATCCTGGTAAACAACGCCGGCGTGTTCAGGGGGATCAAAATAGTCGATACCTCAGAAGAACAATACGACCACATCATGAATATCAACTTAAAGGGCACGTTCTTCATGTGCAAATATGCAATACCGGAACTCCAAAAGAGGGAAGGAGGCTCGATAATAAACATCGCCAGTGCAATCGGCATAAGAGGCATTAGACAGTCCCCGACCTCTGTCTATTCAGCTTCGAAAGCCGGGGTCATAATGCTCACGAAATCGCTCGCTCTCGAGCTTGCTCCGCATAAAATCAGGGTAAACTGTGTGTGTCCGGCAGTGGTGGAAACAGAGCTCTTTGAGACCCTGGGAATCCCGAAGGAGGAAATCCCCGAACGGATGAAGAAGTGGGAAGCATTTCATCCAATAGGTAGAAATGGACAACCTGAGGACGTAGCCCGGGCAGTGCTCTACTTTGCCTCGGACGATTCTTCCTGGGCTACCGGGTCGATACTAAACCTGGATGGGGGAGTAACTGCGGAATGA
- a CDS encoding type II toxin-antitoxin system RelE/ParE family toxin, translating to MAYKITYHENVKEDLEDLPKKEATRIVKKLEAVLSERPGSFPQLKGKYAGLRKFRVGNYRVIFEIMGNEVIVLMIGHRKDVYR from the coding sequence TTGGCATATAAAATCACCTACCACGAAAACGTTAAAGAGGATTTAGAAGACCTACCTAAGAAAGAAGCAACTAGGATAGTCAAAAAGTTGGAGGCCGTTCTATCTGAAAGACCTGGATCATTTCCCCAGCTAAAGGGCAAATACGCAGGGCTTAGGAAGTTCCGAGTAGGTAACTATAGAGTTATATTTGAGATCATGGGCAATGAGGTAATTGTCCTCATGATTGGACACAGAAAAGACGTATATCGCTAA
- a CDS encoding ribbon-helix-helix protein, CopG family, giving the protein MGLAEIKIPEELLKELERIAKKTSKTRDYHIKEALRLYLEEYRDLEIALERSKNKKGRIITSEQLKKSLGI; this is encoded by the coding sequence ATGGGATTAGCTGAAATCAAGATTCCAGAAGAGTTATTAAAAGAGCTTGAGAGGATAGCAAAAAAGACCTCTAAGACCAGGGATTACCATATTAAAGAAGCCTTGCGCTTATACCTGGAAGAGTATAGGGACTTAGAGATTGCCTTAGAACGTTCCAAGAATAAAAAAGGCCGAATTATAACAAGTGAGCAACTGAAAAAGTCACTTGGCATATAA
- a CDS encoding superinfection exclusion B family protein, giving the protein MIQRMDISEITKWIKLSPKYLLPIAFLSFALLFLPISVLARLGVDVLVQNYRMWIGLIGLGTACLLMSHLVFWLKDFLVEAVRKRRLLKACKEYLRHLTPEEKTVLVAYIISQTRSQNLDSMSGVVNGLEQAKIIYRSASIGTLMGGWAYNLQPWAWDELNAYPELLEPELSRRRTELLQERERHRY; this is encoded by the coding sequence TTGATTCAACGGATGGATATCAGTGAAATAACCAAGTGGATTAAGCTTTCGCCGAAGTACCTTCTACCAATTGCATTTCTTTCTTTCGCTCTTCTTTTCCTTCCGATTAGTGTGCTTGCCAGATTAGGTGTTGACGTCTTAGTACAGAATTATAGGATGTGGATTGGATTAATAGGTCTTGGAACGGCTTGTCTACTAATGAGCCATCTGGTTTTCTGGCTCAAGGATTTCCTTGTAGAAGCTGTTAGGAAAAGGCGCTTACTCAAAGCATGTAAAGAATACTTACGACATCTCACCCCGGAGGAGAAAACCGTCCTTGTGGCCTATATTATCTCACAGACTAGGAGCCAGAATCTCGATTCGATGAGTGGCGTGGTGAACGGTCTTGAACAGGCGAAAATCATCTACCGTTCAGCAAGTATCGGTACTCTCATGGGTGGATGGGCTTATAACCTTCAACCTTGGGCGTGGGATGAATTGAATGCATATCCCGAACTACTTGAGCCTGAGTTAAGTAGGAGAAGAACAGAACTACTACAGGAACGAGAGCGACATAGATACTAA
- a CDS encoding exonuclease domain-containing protein — protein sequence MLSKNLQEITFAFLDVETTGLDPYWGDRICEIAVLKTRDGKVLDKFETLINPGRRIPQQAVSVNGITDEMVKKAPFFRDIAWDISSLLKDTVMVAHNAPFDLGFLHAEFSSIKLSPPENIVVDTLGIARRFYNFPSNSLGRIARHLGISTSGEHRAFGDVRITMGIFEYFLRDLGRRGLRLKRLKDVLKLQGKPVALTASDELVLPPSIEEALRARGKLQIRYLSAYSDTTTTRIIEPFEVNVSGGHTYVLAYCHVRKERCSFRLDRILEAKNI from the coding sequence ATGCTCTCTAAGAACCTCCAGGAAATCACGTTTGCATTTTTGGATGTGGAGACTACCGGTCTCGACCCGTACTGGGGGGACCGGATTTGTGAAATTGCTGTCCTAAAGACCAGGGATGGAAAGGTTCTGGATAAGTTTGAGACCCTGATAAACCCGGGGAGAAGAATTCCACAGCAGGCCGTATCTGTCAACGGAATAACCGACGAGATGGTCAAAAAGGCCCCCTTCTTCAGGGATATAGCTTGGGATATTTCAAGCTTGCTGAAAGATACAGTCATGGTAGCTCACAATGCTCCCTTTGATTTAGGATTTTTGCATGCTGAATTTTCTAGCATAAAACTCTCGCCGCCGGAGAATATCGTAGTTGACACCTTGGGCATAGCCAGACGATTCTATAATTTCCCTAGCAACAGCCTGGGAAGAATCGCCAGGCATCTAGGAATTTCCACCTCTGGAGAACACCGGGCTTTCGGGGACGTTAGGATTACCATGGGTATTTTTGAGTATTTTCTGAGGGACTTGGGAAGGAGGGGACTCAGGCTCAAGCGGTTAAAAGATGTGCTAAAGCTCCAGGGTAAGCCGGTTGCGTTGACGGCGAGCGATGAGCTAGTCCTACCTCCGAGCATCGAGGAAGCGCTCAGGGCGAGGGGTAAACTTCAAATAAGGTATCTCTCCGCATACAGTGACACTACAACGACTCGAATCATCGAACCGTTCGAGGTCAATGTGAGCGGTGGTCATACCTATGTGCTAGCGTACTGCCACGTCCGGAAGGAAAGGTGTAGCTTCAGGCTGGACCGTATTCTCGAAGCAAAAAATATTTAA